The following proteins are encoded in a genomic region of Ornithinibacillus sp. 4-3:
- a CDS encoding amidohydrolase family protein translates to MNNHYVIRGKKLVTVSQTGTIENGALVVQNGKISDVGKWQDMKRNYAHLPILDYRDFVITPSLVDCHTHLLEFAPTSLYPVTRETHFMAAKGILFQALVSGITALGEQICGHPNLDFSIDDYREMVRDLPIDISFAGTNISIGFEELTHFTSITKSRPVAREELLDPRIIINMAKQSDYPGEHIFINATPANFTPNQVPRAGELVYSLDEIKQFVTVFHHYHKQIGAHVGGEMEIKLAIDAGIDVLHHAHGISDELISEAFKKGVKIIATPLGGTHLKPNSPEDILKLVKHNVHVSIGTDSYLPPHEEAKWLPFENQTLRGPEAFMLLAQPAMQFLKKHGYNENEILALITRNPAEILQKGNRFGSLAPGMEAHFLVAEGIPGLEITDINAIKQVYFNGNKVIDRLMS, encoded by the coding sequence ATGAATAATCATTATGTCATTCGAGGAAAAAAACTTGTCACGGTTAGTCAAACTGGAACAATTGAAAACGGAGCGCTTGTTGTTCAAAATGGAAAGATTTCTGATGTTGGTAAATGGCAAGATATGAAGAGAAATTACGCACATCTCCCCATCCTTGATTATCGTGATTTTGTTATTACGCCAAGCCTTGTCGATTGCCATACTCATTTGCTGGAATTTGCACCTACATCTCTTTATCCCGTTACTAGGGAGACTCATTTTATGGCTGCAAAGGGAATATTATTTCAGGCACTTGTTTCAGGAATCACTGCTCTTGGAGAGCAAATTTGCGGTCATCCAAATTTAGATTTCTCTATTGATGATTACCGAGAAATGGTTCGTGACCTTCCGATTGATATTTCTTTTGCAGGAACAAATATTTCAATCGGCTTTGAAGAATTAACACACTTTACTTCGATTACAAAATCACGTCCTGTTGCACGCGAGGAATTATTAGATCCTCGCATTATCATAAATATGGCCAAACAAAGTGATTATCCAGGAGAGCATATTTTCATTAACGCAACCCCAGCAAATTTCACTCCTAATCAAGTACCGCGTGCGGGAGAATTGGTTTATTCACTAGATGAAATAAAACAATTTGTTACAGTTTTTCATCATTATCACAAACAAATTGGAGCTCATGTTGGTGGAGAAATGGAAATTAAGCTAGCAATAGATGCTGGAATTGATGTCTTACATCATGCACATGGAATTTCAGATGAATTGATTTCGGAAGCATTCAAAAAAGGAGTAAAAATAATTGCCACTCCACTAGGCGGAACACATCTTAAACCAAATTCGCCAGAGGATATTTTAAAATTAGTAAAGCATAATGTTCATGTTTCCATTGGAACTGATTCTTATTTACCTCCACATGAAGAAGCCAAGTGGTTACCATTCGAGAATCAAACATTAAGAGGGCCAGAAGCTTTCATGCTTTTAGCCCAGCCAGCGATGCAATTTTTAAAAAAACATGGCTACAATGAAAATGAAATCCTTGCACTTATAACACGAAATCCAGCTGAAATTTTACAAAAGGGCAACCGCTTTGGGTCACTTGCTCCTGGTATGGAGGCTCATTTCTTAGTTGCAGAAGGAATTCCAGGTCTTGAGATAACTGATATAAATGCAATCAAACAGGTTTACTTTAATGGCAATAAGGTAATTGATCGACTTATGTCATGA
- a CDS encoding ABC transporter ATP-binding protein — protein MDITMKEDHGAETQAVDQDVILKVSNLKMHFPIKAGVLQRTVGHIKAVDGLNFEIKKGETFGIVGESGCGKSTAGRSIIRLYKPTDGEIIFNGKDITSLNERELRNSIRKDMQMIFQDPYASLNPRKTLGGTLMEPLKEHRIYKNNKQRLTRVKELLEVVGLNSAFTNRYPHEFSGGQRQRIGIARALALDPELMIADEAVSALDVSIQSQIINLLEDIQDEFNLSYIFISHDLSVVRHISDRVGVMYLGKFMEVAEKKTLFLEPLHPYTQSLLSAVPTVRKKGEVKKERIILKGDLPSPANPPPGCVFHTRCPAAMDICKQAIPELQKIKANHYVACHLY, from the coding sequence ATGGATATTACTATGAAAGAGGATCATGGTGCTGAAACACAAGCAGTAGATCAAGACGTTATTTTAAAAGTAAGTAATTTAAAAATGCATTTTCCTATTAAAGCTGGTGTACTACAAAGAACAGTTGGTCACATCAAAGCAGTAGATGGCTTAAATTTTGAAATTAAAAAAGGAGAAACATTTGGAATTGTTGGTGAATCAGGTTGTGGTAAATCTACTGCAGGTCGCTCCATTATTCGTCTATATAAGCCCACAGATGGAGAAATCATTTTCAATGGAAAAGATATTACTAGCCTAAATGAAAGAGAACTAAGAAACTCCATTCGTAAGGATATGCAAATGATCTTTCAGGATCCATATGCCTCGCTAAATCCGAGGAAAACCCTTGGGGGAACTTTAATGGAGCCATTAAAAGAGCATCGAATTTATAAGAACAATAAACAACGACTAACAAGAGTAAAAGAATTACTTGAGGTTGTAGGTTTAAATTCAGCATTTACTAATCGCTATCCACATGAGTTTTCAGGAGGACAACGACAAAGGATTGGAATTGCACGAGCATTAGCACTTGACCCTGAATTAATGATAGCTGATGAGGCTGTTTCTGCTTTAGATGTTTCTATCCAGTCGCAAATTATTAATTTGTTAGAAGATATCCAAGATGAATTTAACCTTTCTTATATATTTATTTCTCATGATTTAAGTGTCGTACGCCATATATCTGACCGAGTTGGTGTAATGTACCTTGGAAAATTTATGGAGGTTGCTGAAAAGAAAACACTTTTCCTGGAACCTCTACATCCTTATACACAATCTTTACTTTCAGCAGTCCCAACTGTAAGAAAGAAAGGTGAGGTAAAAAAAGAAAGAATTATTTTAAAAGGGGATCTGCCGAGTCCAGCAAATCCTCCGCCGGGTTGTGTATTTCATACGAGATGTCCAGCGGCTATGGATATATGTAAGCAAGCAATACCAGAATTACAAAAAATAAAGGCTAACCACTATGTTGCTTGTCATCTATATTAA
- a CDS encoding ABC transporter ATP-binding protein translates to MEPLLKVENLKTHFFQNKRVIPAVNGVDFHINKGETVAVVGESGCGKSLSALSIMRLVPQPGGRIVDGSIKMGDIDLTQLTENEMCKIRGKEISMIFQEPMTSLNPVLTIGEQIIEVITYHQMLTRKEAAKKAVQLLEMVGFPRAKEVLSDYPHRLSGGMRQRVMIAIAMSCNPKLLIADEPTTALDVTIQAQIMELLKDLTKKYETSILLITHDLGVVSEMAERVIVMYAGEVVEEALVDDLFDAPYHPYTEGLINSVPTLTGEITRLHAIEGTVPLPGALPKGCRFAPRCSKAFDRCFEEKPELKAPTEHRLVRCFLYENQKGES, encoded by the coding sequence ATGGAACCGTTATTAAAAGTAGAAAATCTAAAAACCCATTTTTTTCAAAACAAAAGGGTCATACCAGCAGTAAATGGTGTCGATTTTCATATAAACAAGGGGGAAACGGTTGCGGTTGTTGGGGAATCAGGATGTGGAAAAAGCTTGTCCGCATTATCGATTATGCGATTAGTTCCTCAACCAGGTGGGAGAATTGTAGATGGCTCAATAAAAATGGGAGACATAGATTTAACGCAGTTGACCGAAAATGAAATGTGTAAAATTCGTGGAAAAGAAATATCGATGATCTTTCAAGAACCGATGACTTCTCTAAATCCAGTTCTAACAATAGGAGAGCAAATTATTGAAGTTATTACATATCACCAAATGCTTACACGTAAAGAAGCTGCAAAAAAAGCGGTGCAATTACTAGAAATGGTAGGATTTCCACGGGCAAAAGAGGTTCTTTCTGATTATCCTCATAGATTATCTGGAGGGATGAGACAAAGGGTGATGATCGCAATTGCCATGAGTTGTAATCCAAAGCTTCTTATCGCAGATGAACCAACAACAGCCTTAGATGTTACGATTCAAGCCCAAATTATGGAGTTATTAAAAGATTTAACTAAAAAATATGAGACTTCCATTTTGCTAATTACTCATGACCTCGGTGTTGTGTCGGAAATGGCAGAGAGAGTAATCGTAATGTATGCAGGGGAAGTCGTTGAGGAAGCTCTAGTAGATGATCTGTTTGATGCTCCATATCATCCATATACAGAAGGGCTTATTAATTCTGTTCCAACATTAACTGGCGAAATCACTCGATTACATGCTATTGAAGGAACAGTACCTTTACCAGGTGCTTTACCTAAAGGGTGTCGTTTTGCACCACGTTGTAGCAAGGCTTTTGATCGTTGTTTTGAAGAAAAGCCAGAATTAAAAGCGCCTACAGAACATCGTTTAGTGCGTTGTTTTTTGTATGAGAACCAGAAAGGAGAAAGTTAA
- a CDS encoding YxeA family protein gives MKKLVKLLIGLLIILAIMFIFIQKATAGIIPLSDWVLQHPVETYYVETTEDNYEKLWTGKYRYAFLGYNGEGEEQEIIKVMDRKLRPNAFLRIDASGSYGKGWVEITEEDIPEKALMHLK, from the coding sequence ATGAAGAAATTAGTGAAATTATTAATTGGATTACTAATTATTTTAGCTATCATGTTTATATTCATTCAAAAGGCTACAGCCGGAATCATTCCATTATCAGACTGGGTATTGCAGCATCCAGTAGAAACCTACTATGTAGAAACAACAGAAGATAATTATGAAAAACTATGGACTGGAAAATATCGCTATGCTTTTTTAGGATATAACGGAGAAGGAGAAGAACAAGAAATTATTAAAGTAATGGATAGAAAGCTACGTCCAAATGCCTTTCTGAGAATTGACGCATCGGGCAGCTATGGAAAAGGCTGGGTAGAAATTACAGAAGAAGATATTCCAGAAAAAGCTTTAATGCATTTAAAGTGA
- a CDS encoding sensor histidine kinase, whose product MGIKLKNFSRNTITKSVAFFITAIMISMAIIQLHNVDWDRYNIEPLIIETYGESNTFMNELDNAFTEVYSNFKNNEETSIDDVNYIYYLTDGKETLTNRENSSPEDFENYSNYFYEYDQGTVKYNGNAYENFPYWFNEYWFSEDVTIYIAFADAYMNAKQEEWNDLHHTLDVQAKEFAIYIIIALILIIYLIAVAGRKPNKEALQTNWLDHLYSEILLALFILPIIVSFIYVIENYYYYANVLRTPSLQTSYLYLIGTVTVISTLLSGVGLLALVRKIKDRRFIKDFLFFRICNKIIDFAKSFFDGRRYAKTPLTKNLHQRQLAFIIASFILVLLTAMLIYTPLVIFPPMLELVLIYWYVKYNNKTYDEINKGFNESLEEQMKSERMKIELITNVSHDLKTPLTSIISYVDLLSKETDLSEAARDYVKVLDEKSDRLKNIVSDLFDLAKSNSGDINLNLETIDMRTLVEQTLGDMVDNIEDLGHQIKMQLPDGPIEIVSDGNKLYRVIQNVLDNAFKYALKGTRIFIEVEEKNGRGIVTIKNTSSYEIDFTAEEILQRFNRGDKARTADGSGLGLSIAESFTHVSGGRFKVDIDGDMFKVVISFPLAKK is encoded by the coding sequence TTGGGTATAAAATTGAAAAATTTTAGCCGAAATACAATAACAAAATCTGTAGCATTTTTTATAACGGCTATAATGATTTCGATGGCTATCATACAACTACACAATGTAGATTGGGATAGGTATAATATAGAGCCATTAATAATCGAAACATATGGAGAAAGCAATACATTTATGAATGAGTTGGATAATGCTTTTACTGAGGTATATTCAAATTTTAAAAATAACGAAGAGACATCAATAGATGATGTGAATTATATTTATTATCTAACGGATGGTAAGGAAACCTTAACGAACAGAGAGAATTCTAGTCCAGAGGATTTTGAAAACTACAGTAATTATTTCTATGAATATGATCAGGGTACAGTTAAATATAATGGGAATGCTTATGAAAATTTCCCATATTGGTTTAATGAATATTGGTTTAGTGAAGATGTAACCATATATATTGCTTTTGCAGATGCATATATGAACGCAAAGCAAGAAGAGTGGAATGATCTTCATCATACACTAGATGTTCAGGCAAAAGAGTTTGCAATATATATTATCATAGCATTAATACTCATTATTTATTTAATCGCTGTTGCAGGTAGAAAACCAAATAAAGAAGCGTTACAAACGAATTGGTTAGATCATTTATACAGTGAAATTTTATTAGCACTATTTATTTTACCAATTATAGTTAGTTTTATATATGTGATAGAGAACTATTACTATTATGCTAATGTGCTTCGAACACCCTCACTTCAAACGTCTTATTTATATTTAATTGGAACAGTAACTGTAATAAGCACTTTATTGTCTGGGGTAGGATTATTAGCACTGGTAAGGAAAATCAAGGATAGAAGGTTTATAAAGGACTTTCTGTTCTTTAGAATATGTAATAAGATCATAGATTTTGCAAAAAGTTTCTTTGATGGTAGAAGATATGCAAAAACTCCACTAACTAAGAATTTGCATCAAAGGCAATTAGCTTTCATTATAGCTAGCTTTATTTTAGTATTACTAACTGCTATGTTAATCTATACCCCTTTAGTTATATTCCCACCAATGCTTGAGCTAGTGCTTATCTATTGGTATGTGAAATATAACAATAAGACATATGATGAAATCAACAAAGGCTTTAATGAAAGTTTAGAGGAACAGATGAAATCAGAAAGAATGAAAATCGAATTAATAACCAATGTTTCCCATGATTTGAAGACTCCTTTAACTTCAATCATAAGCTATGTAGATTTATTATCTAAGGAAACGGATCTTTCAGAGGCTGCAAGAGATTATGTTAAAGTCCTAGATGAAAAATCGGATAGATTAAAGAATATCGTTTCGGATTTATTTGATTTAGCGAAGAGTAATAGTGGGGATATTAACCTAAATTTAGAAACCATCGATATGAGAACATTGGTTGAACAAACATTAGGGGATATGGTAGATAATATAGAAGACCTCGGACATCAAATAAAAATGCAACTTCCAGATGGTCCTATAGAAATAGTTTCAGATGGGAATAAGCTTTATAGAGTCATTCAAAATGTGCTTGATAATGCATTTAAATATGCATTAAAAGGAACTAGGATATTTATTGAAGTAGAAGAAAAGAACGGTAGAGGAATAGTAACAATAAAAAATACTTCGTCATATGAAATAGATTTTACTGCAGAGGAAATACTTCAGAGATTTAACAGGGGGGATAAAGCGAGAACAGCAGACGGAAGTGGTCTCGGCCTATCCATTGCAGAAAGTTTTACACATGTTAGTGGAGGCAGATTTAAAGTAGATATAGATGGCGATATGTTTAAAGTTGTTATTAGCTTTCCTTTAGCAAAGAAATGA
- a CDS encoding response regulator transcription factor: MDTKILVVDDDKEIANALDKLLSMEGYEVIKAYNGLEALDALVQNNIQLILLDVMMPKLDGLSTTLKIREQKNIPIIILSAKSEDSDKILGLSMGADDYVTKPFNPDELIARVKSHLRRYITLGDVGNVTHNAQLTVGGLSLNKESKQLLVDGVPTRLTPTEYKILDLLLTNAGVVFSAEQIYEKVWEEPAYSVENTVMVHIRRIREKIEINPKEPKYLKVVWGIGYKIEKF; encoded by the coding sequence GTGGATACGAAAATATTGGTGGTAGACGATGATAAGGAGATAGCAAATGCGTTAGACAAGTTACTATCCATGGAAGGATATGAGGTGATTAAGGCTTATAATGGCTTAGAAGCGCTAGATGCATTAGTACAAAATAATATTCAACTCATACTTTTAGACGTTATGATGCCGAAACTTGATGGACTTTCTACTACCTTAAAAATTAGAGAGCAAAAGAATATACCCATTATTATTTTATCTGCAAAGTCAGAAGACAGTGATAAAATATTAGGGTTATCCATGGGAGCAGATGATTATGTAACGAAGCCATTTAACCCAGATGAACTAATTGCTAGAGTGAAAAGTCATTTGCGAAGATACATCACATTAGGAGATGTTGGTAATGTCACTCATAATGCCCAGCTTACAGTTGGAGGATTGAGTCTGAATAAAGAGTCTAAACAATTATTAGTAGATGGTGTTCCTACTCGATTAACTCCTACTGAATATAAGATATTGGATCTTTTGTTGACTAATGCTGGGGTGGTTTTTTCAGCTGAACAAATCTATGAAAAGGTATGGGAAGAACCTGCTTATTCCGTTGAAAATACGGTAATGGTCCATATAAGACGTATCCGCGAAAAAATCGAAATAAATCCTAAAGAACCTAAATATTTAAAGGTGGTGTGGGGGATTGGGTATAAAATTGAAAAATTTTAG
- the smpB gene encoding SsrA-binding protein SmpB — MAKGMGKTIAQNKQARHDYFIEETYEAGIVLQGTEIKSIRNGRVNLKDAHARISNGEVVIINMHIAPYEQGNRFNHDPTRTRKLLLHRQQIDKLIGLIQRQGYTLVPIKLYIKDGFAKILLGIGKGKKLHDKRQDLKQKQMKRDIDRELKDRNR, encoded by the coding sequence ATGGCTAAAGGTATGGGGAAAACCATCGCTCAAAATAAGCAGGCAAGACATGATTATTTTATTGAAGAGACGTATGAAGCTGGTATCGTACTCCAAGGCACTGAAATTAAATCGATTCGTAATGGACGAGTAAACTTAAAGGATGCCCATGCACGTATTTCAAATGGCGAGGTAGTAATTATAAACATGCATATTGCTCCATATGAGCAAGGCAATCGCTTCAATCATGATCCAACAAGAACTCGTAAATTATTATTACATCGTCAGCAAATTGATAAGTTAATAGGTCTTATCCAACGACAGGGCTACACACTTGTTCCAATAAAACTGTATATAAAAGATGGATTTGCTAAAATCCTATTAGGTATTGGAAAAGGTAAAAAATTACATGATAAGCGACAAGATCTTAAACAAAAGCAAATGAAAAGAGATATTGATCGTGAGTTAAAGGATAGAAATCGTTAG
- the rnr gene encoding ribonuclease R has translation MSMELRERILTYFKETSSKPLSVEEIEEVFEVEGSEQFKELVVLLNELEEAGELVRTRKNRFGYPERMNLIRGKIQMHKKGFAFLIPDEEGRKDVYLHHTDLGNAMHGDKVLVRLEKPDIGDNRPEGTVVRILERSIDEVVGTYDEGSSFGFVIADNQRIANDIFVPNGKSLGAASGHKVIVKITKYPEGRKSAEGEVISILGHKNDPGIDILSIIHRYGMSNQFPEEVLEQAAETGEKITAEDLAGRRDLRDQTVVTIDGADAKDLDDAVSVKVLENGNYRLGVYIADVSHYVTKGSPMDKEAYERGTSVYLVDRVIPMIPHRLSNGICSLNPHEDRLAMGCEMEIDSRGKVVKHELFECVINSKQRMTYHDVNQILVEQDPALCEKYADFVPMFEQMEQLAAVLRNKRMDRGAIDFDFKEAKVLVDPEGKPTDIVLRERSVAERLIEEFMLAANETVSEHMHWLDVPFIHRIHEDPDQGKLQSFFEFLNTLGYRIKGTANEIHPQELQKVLERVEGKPEEMVVSKLMLRSMKQAKYAEENVGHFGLATEFYTHFTSPIRRYPDLIVHRLIRNYILQQKLDEETIASWKEKLPEIARHTSEMERNAVEAEREVDDLKKAEFMADKVGEVFTGIISSVTNFGIFVELPNTVEGLVHISYMLDDYYHFNEKNMALIGERTKNIYRIGDEIKVQVARVNLDEHAIDFAIVQGQTTKKAKTNGKSNDKKSKTKRKPNENKTKAKRNKKKKK, from the coding sequence ATGAGTATGGAATTAAGAGAAAGAATTTTAACCTATTTTAAAGAAACTAGCTCTAAACCATTATCTGTAGAAGAAATAGAGGAAGTTTTTGAAGTAGAAGGTTCTGAACAATTTAAAGAGTTAGTTGTTCTGTTAAATGAATTAGAGGAAGCAGGAGAACTTGTTCGAACAAGAAAAAATCGCTTCGGCTATCCAGAAAGAATGAACCTTATTCGTGGTAAGATCCAAATGCATAAAAAGGGATTTGCTTTTTTAATTCCTGATGAAGAGGGGAGAAAAGATGTTTATCTTCATCATACGGATCTTGGAAATGCAATGCATGGTGATAAGGTATTAGTTCGCTTAGAGAAACCAGATATTGGTGATAATCGACCAGAGGGAACGGTTGTCCGAATTCTAGAGCGTAGTATAGATGAAGTGGTAGGTACTTATGATGAAGGTAGCTCATTTGGATTTGTTATCGCAGATAATCAACGAATTGCGAATGATATATTTGTGCCTAATGGAAAATCACTCGGAGCTGCTAGTGGTCATAAAGTAATTGTGAAAATCACAAAATATCCAGAAGGTCGTAAAAGTGCTGAAGGAGAAGTTATTAGTATTCTAGGACATAAAAATGATCCTGGTATTGATATTCTTTCTATTATTCATCGTTATGGGATGAGTAATCAGTTTCCAGAAGAAGTATTGGAGCAAGCGGCAGAAACAGGTGAGAAAATTACTGCTGAGGATTTAGCTGGTCGTCGTGATTTACGTGATCAGACGGTTGTAACCATTGATGGTGCAGATGCGAAAGACTTAGATGATGCGGTTTCCGTTAAAGTATTGGAAAATGGAAATTATCGATTAGGCGTGTACATAGCTGATGTTAGTCACTATGTAACAAAAGGTTCGCCAATGGATAAGGAGGCATATGAACGTGGGACAAGCGTTTATTTAGTTGATCGAGTAATTCCGATGATTCCTCATCGACTTTCTAATGGAATATGCTCCTTAAATCCACATGAAGATCGTCTAGCAATGGGCTGTGAAATGGAAATAGATTCTCGTGGAAAAGTAGTAAAGCATGAATTATTCGAATGTGTAATTAACTCAAAACAACGAATGACCTATCATGATGTCAATCAAATTTTAGTTGAACAAGATCCTGCTTTATGTGAGAAATACGCTGACTTTGTTCCGATGTTTGAACAGATGGAACAGCTAGCAGCAGTACTACGAAATAAACGAATGGATCGTGGAGCTATTGATTTTGACTTTAAAGAAGCAAAAGTACTTGTGGATCCAGAAGGAAAGCCTACCGATATTGTTTTAAGGGAACGTTCTGTAGCTGAACGACTTATTGAAGAGTTTATGTTAGCTGCTAATGAAACGGTTTCTGAGCATATGCATTGGTTAGACGTTCCATTTATTCATCGTATTCACGAAGATCCTGATCAAGGGAAATTACAAAGCTTTTTTGAATTTCTAAATACATTAGGTTATCGAATAAAAGGAACTGCAAATGAAATTCATCCACAGGAGCTTCAAAAGGTGCTTGAGCGCGTGGAAGGTAAACCCGAAGAAATGGTTGTTTCTAAGCTAATGCTTCGCTCCATGAAGCAAGCAAAATATGCGGAGGAAAATGTCGGGCATTTCGGATTAGCTACAGAGTTTTACACGCATTTCACATCACCAATTAGAAGATATCCAGATTTAATTGTGCATCGTTTAATTCGTAATTATATTTTGCAACAGAAGCTAGATGAAGAAACAATTGCTTCTTGGAAGGAAAAACTTCCAGAAATCGCTCGTCATACTTCAGAAATGGAACGTAATGCAGTAGAGGCAGAGCGTGAAGTAGATGATTTGAAGAAAGCTGAATTTATGGCTGATAAGGTTGGCGAGGTATTTACTGGAATCATAAGCTCTGTTACGAACTTTGGGATATTTGTTGAATTACCAAACACGGTAGAAGGGTTAGTCCATATCAGTTATATGCTCGATGATTACTATCATTTTAATGAGAAAAATATGGCATTAATTGGTGAACGCACTAAAAATATTTACCGTATCGGTGATGAAATAAAGGTCCAGGTAGCACGAGTTAATCTAGATGAACATGCGATTGATTTTGCGATTGTACAGGGACAAACAACGAAAAAGGCAAAAACAAACGGAAAGTCAAATGATAAAAAATCGAAGACAAAAAGAAAGCCAAACGAAAATAAGACGAAAGCAAAGCGAAATAAGAAAAAGAAAAAATAA
- a CDS encoding alpha/beta hydrolase — MKIVQPRPFTFQAGPRAVLLLHGFTGHSADVRMLGRFLEKKGYSSHAPIYRGHGLAPEALLDVHPEDFWEDILAAFNHLKELGYQEIAVAGLSLGGALGLKLAYSEKIKAIIPMCTPMFFDNEAQLTAGFKTFAKEYKQLERKDEATIEAELKEMEAPALEVLKEMGSFITSVSKEVDSIYTPIMVVQAEKDEMINPESANYIYEQVESDYKEIKWYKNSGHVITLGQEKEVLYEDIYQFLETLDWEE; from the coding sequence TTGAAAATTGTACAACCAAGACCATTTACTTTCCAAGCGGGTCCTCGCGCAGTTTTATTATTACATGGATTTACTGGACATTCAGCAGATGTGCGAATGCTTGGAAGATTTTTAGAAAAAAAAGGATATAGTTCACACGCACCAATATATCGTGGGCATGGACTAGCTCCTGAAGCTTTATTAGATGTACACCCTGAAGATTTTTGGGAGGATATATTAGCAGCTTTTAATCACTTAAAGGAATTAGGCTATCAAGAAATAGCAGTTGCTGGTCTTTCACTTGGAGGAGCTCTAGGTTTAAAATTAGCATATTCGGAAAAAATAAAAGCAATCATTCCAATGTGTACACCAATGTTCTTTGATAATGAGGCACAATTAACTGCTGGATTCAAAACATTTGCAAAAGAATATAAGCAATTGGAACGTAAGGATGAAGCGACCATTGAAGCAGAGTTGAAGGAAATGGAAGCACCTGCATTAGAAGTGCTTAAGGAAATGGGAAGCTTTATCACATCTGTTAGTAAAGAAGTGGACAGTATTTATACACCAATTATGGTGGTACAAGCAGAAAAAGATGAAATGATTAATCCTGAAAGTGCCAATTATATTTATGAGCAAGTAGAGTCAGATTATAAAGAAATAAAATGGTACAAAAATTCGGGACATGTTATTACATTGGGACAAGAAAAAGAAGTACTTTATGAAGACATTTATCAGTTTTTAGAAACGCTAGATTGGGAAGAATAA
- the secG gene encoding preprotein translocase subunit SecG, translating to MGILVNTLLVIDAVVIIILILLQSGKAAGLSGAISGGAEQLFGKQKARGMDLVLHRSTVVAGIIFFVLAFAGAYII from the coding sequence ATGGGAATTTTAGTTAATACATTACTCGTAATAGATGCAGTGGTTATCATTATTTTAATTTTATTGCAGTCTGGAAAAGCAGCGGGATTATCTGGCGCGATTTCAGGTGGAGCGGAACAATTATTTGGTAAACAAAAGGCACGTGGAATGGACTTAGTTTTACATCGTTCTACTGTGGTAGCAGGTATTATATTTTTTGTACTTGCATTTGCTGGTGCTTATATTATTTAA
- a CDS encoding RidA family protein yields the protein MKKSLNPESIHPPVAPYVHQIETTGAQRWLTLSGQLGMEVDGKVPEDPMKQLQIALNNIKRNLEAALMNIEDLTKMVFYLVGDFDADHRRKIIGDFLGEHLPCTTMLYVVALAAPIFKVEIDAWACKEIDDSF from the coding sequence TTGAAAAAATCACTTAATCCAGAATCCATACACCCACCGGTTGCACCATATGTCCATCAAATAGAAACAACAGGAGCCCAGCGATGGCTCACCTTATCTGGTCAACTCGGAATGGAAGTAGACGGTAAAGTCCCAGAAGATCCAATGAAGCAATTACAAATCGCGTTAAATAATATAAAAAGAAATCTCGAAGCAGCTCTGATGAATATAGAAGATTTAACAAAAATGGTATTCTATCTAGTTGGAGATTTTGATGCCGATCATCGAAGAAAAATAATTGGAGATTTTCTAGGTGAACATCTTCCTTGCACAACAATGCTTTATGTTGTAGCGTTAGCAGCACCAATATTTAAAGTTGAAATAGACGCTTGGGCATGTAAAGAAATTGATGATTCATTTTAA